Proteins from one Candidatus Neomarinimicrobiota bacterium genomic window:
- a CDS encoding MFS transporter, whose translation MSGKDTLTLQDHRHNLVFNSIHEMFWGFGMAFHSTYAVIPIFLMELGAPDIVIASVAGVFVIMAAAPQILTAFAGRNIQNMKLAVITVHGLPIPPIFLAGFIFTFVGPRGPSAWMVYYICYLLFTLGLGVVFPIWADFLETVHLPKRRGSFLGTSFAFNFLAGGIGGVTAKNLLATVPFPANFGYGFLIYSGCILTASLVFIPYRTRQRTRTSRSETFKEFLKEVKNVLSDDQNFRKYIISRIFLTANYPALSLYAVYIHDKIQYPVSEVGIFTAITVIVGGLSSYAAGWIGDRFGHKRTMVFTFLAYLMALVSSLAAQTLTQAYLVFVFLGMGQGGFFTTSMSLIFEFAGERDKKIYFALTDSMTAPFVLLFIVLSGLLIPHLGVPPVLMGIGLFIIAGILSLAIFTREPKTLRTHLPPTETLL comes from the coding sequence GTGTCTGGGAAAGATACATTAACCCTTCAGGATCATCGTCATAACCTCGTTTTCAATTCCATCCACGAAATGTTCTGGGGATTTGGAATGGCCTTTCACTCCACATATGCCGTTATTCCCATATTCTTGATGGAATTGGGGGCGCCGGACATCGTAATCGCTTCGGTTGCCGGGGTCTTCGTCATCATGGCTGCCGCACCTCAAATTCTCACAGCCTTTGCGGGCCGAAACATTCAGAACATGAAACTTGCGGTGATCACCGTCCACGGACTCCCAATCCCTCCTATCTTCCTGGCGGGATTTATCTTCACATTCGTGGGACCCAGGGGACCCTCCGCCTGGATGGTCTACTATATTTGCTATCTGCTTTTTACCCTTGGCCTGGGAGTGGTTTTCCCCATCTGGGCCGACTTCCTGGAGACTGTTCATCTCCCCAAAAGAAGGGGCTCTTTCTTGGGCACCTCTTTTGCCTTTAACTTCCTGGCAGGCGGGATCGGAGGGGTAACCGCAAAAAACCTTCTCGCGACGGTCCCCTTTCCGGCAAATTTTGGGTACGGTTTCCTCATCTACTCCGGATGCATCCTGACGGCGTCCCTCGTGTTTATCCCCTACCGCACCCGACAGCGTACGCGGACATCCCGGTCGGAGACCTTCAAGGAATTCTTGAAAGAAGTCAAGAATGTGCTTTCGGATGATCAAAACTTCAGGAAGTACATTATCAGCCGGATCTTCCTGACGGCAAACTATCCGGCCCTTTCGCTGTACGCTGTCTATATCCACGACAAAATTCAGTACCCCGTCAGTGAAGTGGGGATCTTCACCGCCATTACGGTGATCGTGGGAGGACTGTCCAGTTACGCAGCTGGATGGATAGGGGACAGGTTCGGTCACAAACGAACCATGGTGTTCACTTTTCTCGCGTACCTCATGGCCCTGGTTTCCAGCCTCGCAGCCCAGACATTGACCCAGGCTTACCTGGTCTTTGTCTTTCTTGGCATGGGACAGGGGGGTTTCTTTACGACATCCATGAGCCTTATTTTCGAGTTCGCCGGAGAGAGGGATAAGAAGATCTACTTCGCCCTTACGGACAGCATGACGGCACCTTTTGTTTTGCTTTTCATTGTACTTTCGGGCCTGTTGATCCCTCACCTTGGGGTTCCACCGGTGCTCATGGGGATTGGCCTGTTCATCATCGCAGGAATCCTTTCCCTTGCCATTTTTACAAGGGAACCTAAGACGCTCCGGACCCATTTGCCTCCCACGGAGACACTCTTGTAG
- a CDS encoding tetratricopeptide repeat protein, whose product MPRHLILAVILISLFGLSCRENPERHLKLGNWYYQKGLVDDAILEYREAIRLHPSNPGDLTRDELITLMKAHYNLAIAYSKKGWYEYALKEAERTFDMWPSKENHEMVELLKKRRSLERLEIEASS is encoded by the coding sequence ATGCCTCGCCATCTCATTCTTGCAGTCATCCTCATTTCCCTCTTTGGCCTTTCCTGCAGGGAGAATCCCGAACGCCACCTGAAACTGGGAAACTGGTACTACCAGAAAGGACTGGTGGATGATGCAATCCTCGAGTATCGGGAAGCCATCCGCCTCCACCCTTCAAACCCCGGTGATTTGACGAGAGACGAATTGATCACGCTCATGAAGGCCCACTATAATCTGGCTATCGCCTACTCGAAAAAAGGGTGGTACGAATATGCCCTGAAAGAGGCAGAAAGGACCTTTGATATGTGGCCCTCAAAAGAAAATCACGAAATGGTGGAACTCCTGAAGAAGCGGCGCAGCCTCGAACGCCTGGAAATTGAGGCCAGTTCCTAG